In one Dreissena polymorpha isolate Duluth1 chromosome 7, UMN_Dpol_1.0, whole genome shotgun sequence genomic region, the following are encoded:
- the LOC127838158 gene encoding mechanosensory protein 2-like, with protein MRKFCSVTVAVDAVIYAKIFDATKSIINVEDAHASTKLLAATTLRNVLGTKVLSKILSDRESIAHTMQSILDHATDPWGVDVERVEVKDVRLPVQMQRPMAAEAEANRDARAKVILAEGEMKASRSLMEAADIMSQSPAAMQIQYLQTLNQIAAERNSTIIFPLPIDMLSKLSKK; from the exons TGACAGTGGCGGTGGACGCGGTGATCTACGCTAAAATCTTCGACGCTACCAAATCGATAATAAACGTTGAGGATGCGCACGCGTCAACCAAACTCCTGGCCGCGACCACGCTGAGGAACGTGCTGGGAACCAAAGTGCTGTCGAAAATTCTCAGCGACCGCGAGAGTATCGCTCACACGATGCAG TCGATACTGGACCATGCGACGGACCCCTGGGGAGTGGACGTGGAGAGAGTGGAAGT GAAGGACGTTCGACTTCCGGTTCAGATGCAGAGGCCCATGGCGGCGGAAGCGGAAGCCAATAGGGACGCCAGGGCTAAAGTGATCTTAGCGGAAGGAGAGATGAAGGCTTCACGATCTCTGATGGAAGCCGCCGACATCATGAGCCAGTCGCCGGCGGCCATGCAGATCCAGTACCTGCAG ACTTTGAATCAGATCGCCGCTGAACGCAACTCTACCATCATTTTCCCGCTACCGATTGACATGCTGAGTAAGCTTAGCAAGAAGTAG